The DNA sequence GCCAGCTGCTCTCTCAGTGAACTAATGTGGGAGTGAAGTGCTTCCCGTATTCTGTAGGTGTGATGTTACCCTCTTACTATTGATTAAGCATCTGTTTACtgtgtgctgtgcaccaggacTACCAGGGAGAGAAATGATAGACAAATGATGCAGTGGGATGGGTGTCATGAAGAAAATGGACCAGAGTGGTATGGTAGAGGGGGTGGGTGCTGATTTAGACGAAGTAGTCAAGAATTCTTCTGAGAAAGGGTCATCATTGTGGTGGGGGAagagcatcccaggcagagggaccagctaGTGTGAGTGCCCAGAGGCCAGAAGTCTTGGCATGTGTGAGAACCGAAAAAGATAACAAAGTGCACACTGGGTAGATCGGGGCTGAACTGAGGACGAGAGCCCTAATGAAAAGATAGCTTTTGTAGCTTTAATTTCTCTGGCAGTCTCTggtttgtctgtctttctgtttaAAGGTTTGAACCCTGGTGACTTTTAAATTCATCCGGTGGCTGTCAGCTCTGGGACCAAGTGTGTAGTGAGAGCCTGGGGTTGACACTGACTGAATCTGACTGCCAGTACAGGCGGGGACATGGGAGAATGAGGCcctggcagagaaagaaaatgttttgagATGTCAATACGCTTTGGAGGAGATGGCTCTCGAGTAGCACCTCCTGAAGGCCATTGTCCTTTCTTGCTGCAGTGCTACTACATTGGGGCCACAGATGATGCAGCCACCAAGATCATCAATGAGGTGTCGAAGCCCCTGGCCCACCACATCCCTGTGGAGAAGATCTGTGAGAAACTCAAGAAGAAGGACAGCCAGATCTGTGAGCTCAAGTACGGTGAGTGTGGCCAGGCCTTGTGCAGGCAGCACTGTAGCCCTTCTGTGCTCCGGCAGTGATGGACTTGACTTTCTGGCTGGGGAGGCACGGGGAACTAGAGCCTCTGTGAGTGTGCCACGTGGCCTGGTAGGTGGTGcccatggtgggggtggggggtggcctcAGGGTAGAGGTCAGAATCAGCCTCTTTGAGGAGGTGACACTTCAGCAGACTCTGAAGGAGGCAGGGGGTTAGCCCAGGGCACAATCAATAGAAGAGCATTTCAAAGGCAACCCAGTGGCATGACAGGTGGGTGGTCAGGTCACAGAGGGCAGGTGAGTGAAGATTTGGCTTTTAGTCTGAGGAAAGATGGGACTGTTAGTTTTGGAGCACAGAAGGGATGTGGGTTGACTGGGGTTTAACAGGCTTGTCCTGACAATAAGCGCTGAAGGCCCAGCGATCTTTATTTTAAGAAGAAGTGCTGCGTTCCATCAGGCAAGCCCAAGGTTATGGGCTCACGGCATCTCGCTGAATAAGTCCCTGGTGGAAAAAACACTCCAGGTCTTCAGAAAGTCAGGGGCAGGAATAttgtcctcttctgtaaaattttaaaacgGCACCAACATATTTCATTGTGAATTGAGTGTCCAAGGGCCTGTGTTTGCCCATGTGCCTCAAGGATTCCAGGTCTTCTGAGAGTGATCCTGGTTCAGTGCTGATGGCTCAAGGTCTCTCCATGGTCACAAGTGGTTATGGAGAGTGAGCTCCTAATTCAAACGGGCCTGACCAGGGCCTGTGTTGGGAAACTGGGGCTAGGGGATCTGTCTACTCTGTCACGCTGTAGCTGTCCTACGGTGATGTGAGCTCTGTTCTGACTACGGAAGAGGCATTTGGAGTGGGAGCCACATTCCTCCTATACAGTTCCTCCTGTAAGGACCTTGTGGGCTCCATCCCTGTCCCTGGTGACACTGCACGTCTGTGGTGGACGTTGCCAGCATGAAACTCACCTTCCTGGTGAAGGGGCCTTGGCCAGTTGCCCCTCTTGGGGGCAGTGGTCACTGACACATGCATGTGTCTGGAAGTGTCTCTGCCCCTATGACCAGGAGGGCTGCTTGTTTAAGGGATGGTTTGGTTGTGCAGGACTATTGGGGGTCCCAGGCTGCTCCTGCCCAGCTGGTTACTCTCCCTGCTCTCACCTCCAGACAAGCAGATCGACCTGAGCACAGTGGACCTGAAGAAGCTTCGGGTTAAAGAACTAAAGAAGATCCTGGACGACTGGGGCGAGACGTGCAAAGGCTGTGCAGAAAAGTCTGACTACATCCGGAAGATTAATGAACTGATGCCTAAATACGCCCCTAAGGCAGCCAGTTCACGGACTGATTTGTAGTCTGCCTGATCCCTGCTGCACCTGAGGGGAAAGCAGTTCATCTGTGTCTTCCCCAAACAGcctttttgtaatttattttttaggcCGGCTCCTGACAAAGTCAGGTGTGAAGCCTGGAGCTTTCCTGATGATGCTGGGTCTACAACATCCCCTTGTGGGGATTCACTTTGTTCTGTGGCCGGTTTACTCTAGGACTTCGAAGTGTgggatttttttattaaaggaagaaaatttcTAGCTGTCCTTGGAGAATTAAAGTGAATACTGAAATAGGATTTTACCCCTAATGAAGATTTCACCGGTTTATGCTTTCCGGTTTACAGAGTTTTCAGGTATATTCACATTTGTCCCTCAGCCACCAGCCAGTACTGGAGATACCAGGGCAGGACAGGGGGACCAAGGCCTGCGGGGTTGTACAGGACTGGAGCAGGTCCTGGGGAGCAGGCTGGGCTTGATAACCCTAACCCTGCACGGACTATCTTACCCACATGAGAAAGGCTGACATCAGGGCTTGGTGTGAACCCTTGTGGAGGGGATGTGTAGTGTGGTTTTTCTGCAGTGATGTTTTCAATAACTGCAAATGTTCAGTACTGTCACATTTCTAAAGATGCTCTTGGCCTGGCTACCTCCACCAATCACTGTCCAGATCTTGCCATCTACTTGCTCATTTGGGTTTGTGGTCTAGTGTCAGTCCCAAGCCTCTGATGCCTAATTGGGATTTTGCAAGACTGGAAGGAGTTGGTTTGTACAACAAGCTGAGGAGAGGATGCCTTTTGCCTTTGTTTACCCAAGAGAAGTCTTAACAGTTGAGGTCCTGAGAGCTTGTACGCAGAGTGTCCCTAGTGTCTGATTTCTAAGTTGCTCTCTTTGGGGTTGGTGCTTGGGAAACCCAGTTGCCTGCGTGAGCTATGACTCCACAGAGACACTTCTGCTCCTCATACCTGCAGAGACCACCTGAAGGGAAGGACTAAGAAGCAGCACTTTCCAAGGAATTGCTTTGACCTCAGGTCACATCCTTTGTGCAGCGGATCCATTTGCCTATTGAAAGGGACTTCAGCCTGCTGTAAAGTCCACTAATGCTTGGCAGCAGCAAGCCCACATATTTCACCTCCACCGCACCATGTCTGAGGAAAGCGAGAAGGTGGAGCTGCTTCTCAGGCCAGGCcttccctgttaggggaattaGAAGGGCTGTTAAGATTTAACAAGCATAGTATCCTGAGCCCCTGAAAGTGCTGGAGCCAGAAGTCTTAGAAGATGGAGCTGTCTCCCCTTACCACCCTAGGTCTGTGTTTCTGTGGCCCCCATGTCCTCCAGGCCACACTGAACAGGGAAAACAACCCAACTACTACCACCCTAGGGCTGATAGCCAAGGTTATCTCTGCAGGGCTTAACTCCTTTCTGGAATATTTCCCGAGGCACGAAGTGTTACAGGTGTTACTTATGTTTCCTCTTGCACGTGCCTTAGTCATCAACAGGAGCTGCTTTCTGGttgtgggaggagggaagggctgtGGTGCTCTCTCCACTCCACACTTTCTGTGGCTGAAGTTGGGTCAAGTTCTGCTGCGAAGCCGCCACCAACTCTCCCTGGAGAATGAAAGCTTCCCCAAGGGGCTTGGACACGTGGGCAAGACTCCCGTCACCTTACCACCGGGAGAGGTAAGTGTTGCAAACCGAGTAACCACTGGGTTTGACCTCTTTGCCCGTGGCTCGGAtgcccagagcagagggcagggccCCGAGGCACCAAGGAGCCCGTTCCCACTCCAGGAACTGCAGGTTTACGATTCCGGGTTTCTGTGCCTGGGCCTAGatgggcctctccttcctgcatGCATAGCCAGAGTCCTCATGGCCTTTCTGGGGACCAATGCCGGTGAACCTGAATGCAGGGGGTCGGCGTGCGTCCTAGGGAGTGCCGTGTTTTGGTCCTCGCATTTGTCAAGCCCCGAGCCGAGTTAGGAGATGCCGTGGCAGGGTATGGGGGTCACCCAAGCCTAGTGCTGGAATTGAGGGGAGCACTATGTAAAGAGGGCGCTGGGTCAAGGCCTAGTACCCCCCCACGCCTACAGAGGCTGCCACTCCTTCACCCATCAGTGCGGGAGCCAGAGGCCGGGGTCTCGCAACCTGCTGAGGTCGGGGACCGCAAAAGCCAGCTCTCGAGGGCGCGGAGCTCTCGGCCGAGAGGTGGCGCCAGAGCTCACTGCGCGGCCGCGCTCGACCATTTGCCGCTGGGTCACGCGGCAGGGGGGCGGCGCAGCCGGATGACGCACGCACGCCGGAGCTCTCGCCCCGCCCGTACGGGATCACGTGGCCGGCGCAGCCTGATAACGCAACGCCCAGCTCCTGGGCTccgctcccgccccgccgccGTGCCGAGTCCTTTTGTCCAAGATGGCGGCGCCGGGGGCGCTGCCtcctcggccgccgccgccgccgctttgAGGGGCCTGCgggccgcccgcccgcctgccGCGCCGGCGCCATGAAGAGGCAGAGCGAGCGAGACTCGAGCCCGAGCGGGCGCGGCTCGTCATCGTCGGCCAAGCGGCCGCGGGAGCGCGAACGGGAGGCggaggcgggcgggcggcgggcggcgcacAAGGCCTCGGGCGGCGCCAAGCATCCCGTTCCAACGCGGGCCCGCGACAAACCTCGCGGTAGCGGGGGCAGTGGGAGCGGGCATCGCGACGGCCGCGGCGCCGGGGACGCGAATCACCGTGCGAGCAGCGGCCGCTCCTCCGGGTCGGGCGCCGGTGGCGGGGGACGAGGTGGCAAGGCCTCAGGGGACCCAGGCGCTTCAGGGGCTTCGCCCCGCGTGTCTCCACTGccgcctcctccaccaccacccggGGCCGAGCCTGCGGGTCCTGGCTCGTCGGCGGCCGCACCCGAGTACAAGACTCTGCTCATCAGTAGCCTGAGCCCCGCGCTGCCCGCCGAGCACCTCGAGGACCGGCTCTTCCACCAGTTCAAGCGCTTCGGAGAGATCAGCTTGCGCCTGTCGCACACGCCTGAGCTGGGCCGCGTGGCCTACGTGAACTTCCGGCACCCACAGGACGCGCGTGAGGCCCGCCAGCACGCCCTGGCCCGCCAGCTGCTGCTCTACGACCGCCCGCTCAAGGTGGAGCCGGTGTACCTgcgcggcggcggtggcggcggcggcggcggtggcgggagCAGCCGccgaagcagcagcagcagcgccgCCGCCTCCACGCCACCCCCCGGACCACCCGCGCCTGCCGACCCGCTCGGCTACCTCCCACTGCACGGCGGCTACCAGTACAAGCAGCGTTCGCTGTCCCCAGTTGCCGCCCCACCACTGCGGGAACCCCGCGCCCGCCACGCTGCCGCAGCCTTTGCCCTGgatgctgccgccgccgccgccgtagGACTGTCCCGGGAGCGGGCCCTGGACTACTACGGTCTCTACGACGACCGCGGGCGCCCCTACGGCTACCCAGCCGTGTGTGAGGAGGACCTGATGCCTGAGGACGACCAGCGGGCCACTCGCAATCTCTTCATCGGGAACCTGGACCACAGCGTGTCAGAGGTGGAGCTGCGACGGGCTTTCGAGAAGTACGGCATCATTGAGGAGGTGGTCATCAAGAGACCCGCCCGTGGTCAGGGTGGTGCGTACGCCTTCCTCAAGTTCCAGAACCTGGACATGGCCCATAGGGCTAAGGTGGCCATGTCAGGCCGAGTGATTGGCCGCAACCCCATTAAGATAGGCTATGGCAAGGCTAACCCCACCACACGCCTCTGGGTGGGTGGCCTGGGACCTAACACCTCACTGGCAGCGCTAGCCCGGGAGTTTGACCGCTTTGGGAGCATTCGGACCATTGATCACGTCAAAGGGGATAGCTTTGCCTACATCCAGTATGAGAGCTTGGACGCCGCTCAGGCCGCTTGTGCTAAAATGAGGGGCTTTCCCTTGGGTGGTCCCGACCGCAGGCTGCGTGTGGATTTTGCCAAAGCAGAGGAGACTCGGTATCCCCAGCAGTACCAGCCTTCACCCCTCCCTGTGCATTATGAGCTTCTCCCAGATGGATATACTCGGCACCGAAACCTGGACGCTGATCTGCGGGTGCGGGATAGGACCCCCCCACACCTCCTGTACTCAGACCGAGACCGGACCTTTTTGGAAGGGGACTGGACCAGCCCCAGTAAAAGCTCTGACCGCCGAAACAGCCTCGAGGGCTACAGCCGCTCAGTGCGCAGCCGGAGTGGTGAGCGCTGGGGAGGAGATGGGGACCGGGGCCTGCCCAAGCCCTGGGAGGAGAGGCGGAAGCGGAGGAGCCTTTCCAGTGATCGCGGAAGGACAACCCACTCCCCTTATGAGGAACGGAGCAGGACCAAGGGTGGTGGGCAGCAGGCGGACCGAGGCTCTGACCGCACCCCTGAGCGCAGCCGCAAGGAAAACCACTCCAGTGAAGGGACCAAGGAATCCGGCAGCAACTCCCTCAGCAACAGCAGACACGGGGCTGAGGAGCggagccaccaccaccaccatgagGCTCCAGACTCTTCCCACGGGAAGAAGACACGAGAGGGCGAGCGCAATCATCGGACCATTGAGGCTGAGCCCAAGCCTCTCGAAGAGCCAAAACACGAGACCAAAAAGCTCAAGAATCTTTCAG is a window from the Vicugna pacos chromosome 17, VicPac4, whole genome shotgun sequence genome containing:
- the RBM15B gene encoding putative RNA-binding protein 15B, giving the protein MKRQSERDSSPSGRGSSSSAKRPREREREAEAGGRRAAHKASGGAKHPVPTRARDKPRGSGGSGSGHRDGRGAGDANHRASSGRSSGSGAGGGGRGGKASGDPGASGASPRVSPLPPPPPPPGAEPAGPGSSAAAPEYKTLLISSLSPALPAEHLEDRLFHQFKRFGEISLRLSHTPELGRVAYVNFRHPQDAREARQHALARQLLLYDRPLKVEPVYLRGGGGGGGGGGGSSRRSSSSSAAASTPPPGPPAPADPLGYLPLHGGYQYKQRSLSPVAAPPLREPRARHAAAAFALDAAAAAAVGLSRERALDYYGLYDDRGRPYGYPAVCEEDLMPEDDQRATRNLFIGNLDHSVSEVELRRAFEKYGIIEEVVIKRPARGQGGAYAFLKFQNLDMAHRAKVAMSGRVIGRNPIKIGYGKANPTTRLWVGGLGPNTSLAALAREFDRFGSIRTIDHVKGDSFAYIQYESLDAAQAACAKMRGFPLGGPDRRLRVDFAKAEETRYPQQYQPSPLPVHYELLPDGYTRHRNLDADLRVRDRTPPHLLYSDRDRTFLEGDWTSPSKSSDRRNSLEGYSRSVRSRSGERWGGDGDRGLPKPWEERRKRRSLSSDRGRTTHSPYEERSRTKGGGQQADRGSDRTPERSRKENHSSEGTKESGSNSLSNSRHGAEERSHHHHHEAPDSSHGKKTREGERNHRTIEAEPKPLEEPKHETKKLKNLSEYAQTLQLGWNGLLVLKNSCFPTSMHILEGDQGVISGLLKDHTSGSKLTQLKIAQRLRLDQPKLDEVTRRIKQGSPNGYAVLLATQASPSGPGTEGMPTVEPGLQRRLLRNLVSYLKQKQAAGVISLPVGGSKGRDSTGMLYAFPPCDFSQQYLQSALRTLGKLEEEHMVIVIVRDTA
- the MANF gene encoding mesencephalic astrocyte-derived neurotrophic factor encodes the protein MWATQGLAVALALSVLPGGRALRQGDCEVCISYLGRFYQDLKDRDVTFSPASIEKELIKFCREARGKENRLCYYIGATDDAATKIINEVSKPLAHHIPVEKICEKLKKKDSQICELKYDKQIDLSTVDLKKLRVKELKKILDDWGETCKGCAEKSDYIRKINELMPKYAPKAASSRTDL